In the genome of Dioscorea cayenensis subsp. rotundata cultivar TDr96_F1 chromosome 1, TDr96_F1_v2_PseudoChromosome.rev07_lg8_w22 25.fasta, whole genome shotgun sequence, one region contains:
- the LOC120261783 gene encoding thioredoxin-like protein YLS8, translating to MSYLLPHLHSGWAVDQAILAEEERLVVIRFGHDWDETCMQMDEVLASVAETIKNFAVLYLVDITEVPDFNTMYELYDPSTVMFFFRNKHIMIDLGTGNNNKINWALKDKQEFIDIIETVYRGARKGRGLVIAPKDYSTKYRY from the exons ATGTCGTACCTCTTGCCGCACCTTCACTCCGGATGGGCCGTGGATCAAGCCATCCTCGCCGAGGAGGAGCGCCTCGTCGTCATCCGCTTCGGCCATGACTGGGACGAGACCTGCATGCAG ATGGATGAAGTGCTGGCTTCTGTTGCCGAGACCATAAAAAACTTTGCAGTGTTATACCTAGTGGACATCACCGAGGTGCCTGATTTTAACACCATGTATGAACTGTATGACCCCTCAACGGTGATGTTCTTCTTCCGCAACAAGCATATCATGATCGATCTTGGTACTGgcaacaacaacaagatcaatTGGGCCTTGAAGGACAAACAAGAATTCATCGACATTATTGAGACTGTATATAGAGGCGCAAGGAAAGGGCGCGGTTTGGTCATCGCCCCCAAAGATTACTCCACCAAGTATCGTTACTGA